The following nucleotide sequence is from Dehalogenimonas formicexedens.
CAGAAAGCCGCTGAAGAGTCCCGCGACGACATCCGCGAGCTGGTTTCCAATTCCGAGATGGTTTTCGTCACCGCCGGCATGGGCGGCGGCACCGGCACCGGTTCCGCTCCCGTCGTGGCTGAGGAAGCCAAGAAGAGCGGCGCCCTGACCATCGCCGTAGTCACCAAGCCGTTCTCGTTCGAAGGTTCGCACCGCATGAAGACCGCCAAAGAGGGCATCTCCAAGCTCCTGGGCAAGGTCGACACCCTGATCATCATTCCCAACGACCGCCTGCTGGAACTCTGCGATGCCAAGACCGGCGTCGACACCGCCTTCAAGATGGCTGACAACGTCCTGCAGCAGGGCGTCAGGGCTATCTCCGAGGTCATCACCGTCCCCGGCACCATCAACCTGGACTTCGCTGATGTCAAGGCTATCATGAAGGACGCCGGCCCCGCCTGGATGAGCATCGGCCGCGGCGCCGGCAAGAACCGCGCCATCGACGCCGCCCGCGAAGCCCTGGCCTCCCCCCTGCTGGATGTTTCCGTATCGGGCGCCCGGGGCGTCCTGTTCAACGTCGTCGGTCCAGCCGACCTGTCCCTGTATGAAGTCAACGAAGCCGCCGAGGTCATCCGCAAGGCTGTCGATCCGGACGCCAACATCATCTTCGGCGTCGGCTCCAACACCAACATGGGCAACGACGTCCATATCACCCTCATTGCCACCGGGTTCAACGTTGCCACGGAGGAAGGCGAAGCCGATGATGAACTGACCGCCAAGCTCCGCGGCATCAAGAACGAGGAAGAACTGGACGTTCCTTCCTTCCTGCGCCGCCCGCTGTTCTCCCAGAACCGCGCCCCGGCTCCCGAACCGTCCCGGTCCAACCGGCCCCCGACCCGCAGCACCTACCGGTAGCCTCCTCATTATTGGATATAGCGAAGGCGGTGGACAAAATCCACCGCCTTCGTTGTTACCGATAAATTGAATAAGCACCAAAACCCAATTTCTAAATGCCAAACAAATTCCAATTTTCGAAATCATAAACACCGATAATATTCGTTTTTCGCGTTTTTCGCTAAAAGTTTTATGAAGAAACGAATCACTGATTTCAGCTTTAGCCCAATCGTGAGATCCATTCCAAAAACGAAGGAAAACCAACCGGCAAACACCCGAAGTAGTCGATCTATCAACGCCCCGCACGAAAACAATTGAAACAATTCGGATGGGCGGTTGTCGTCGCGCGTGTCCCTGGTTCTCGCGTCCCGGGTCCGCATTCCGGCGCCTGCCAGTCCCTTGCCGATGAAGAATGTGAAAACGAATGAAACAAACCGGATAGTCGGGAATTGTAATACGCGTTATTCCATGCGGACCACAATGCGCCAGATAGAGAGCTTGTCAGAGTAACCGTCCGATACAAGTGTTCTGTTTCGTTCACGGGTATTATAGCACGGGCGTTCACAGGTTTGTCAAGCGTCTCGTGTCGTTATTGGTGGAATGTTTTGTTATGTCCTGTGGGGGCGGGTTAAAAACCCGCCCCCACAGGACATGGAGGGCGACCTACGGGTCGCCCTCCAGTGGATTTATTGATGCCTTCTATCGTTGCTACCCCGCCCCTCGAAGATAAACTTCAATTTGGGCTATGATATAGATGCCATGCCTCAGACCAAGGACCACCTCTACTGCAAGGCGCTGCGCCAGGCGATAACCGCCGCGGGGACGGCTGCTCCCCTGAAAGACAAGCTGGAGGCGATCACGCGCATCGTCTCACGCACCTTCGATACCGGCGCCGCCATAAGCCTGCTCGACGCCACCGGCAGCCACCTCATCCAGACCGCCCACTGGCGCCTGCCGCCGACCTATGTGCAGAAGGGGCTGATCGATGTCGGCAAAAGCCTGAACGAAACGGTCTCGGGCGCCCCTGTTTTCATCGAGAACGTGGCCGCCGACAGCCGGGTTCAGTACTCTTCGGCGGCGGTCAAAGCCGGGATCGTGTCCATCTTCGGCGCCCCGATTTCCCAGGACGGGCACCAGATCGGCGTTTTGAGGCTCTACTTCAAAAAAACCCCGGTTATCACCTTCCAGGACACCAGCTTCGTGAAAGCCCTGGCTCAACTGGCCGGCATCGTGCTGTCCCGCCAGACAATCGAAGTAAAAGGGGAGGTGCCCGCTGCGCCGGCCAAGCAGGCCGGAATGGTCAAATTCAACCACGCCAGCGAGGAGGAATTTGCCCGCATCCTCGATTTCTACAACGTGCCGTGGATGTACGAGCCGCGGTCTTTTCCCATCGGGCGAAAAAAGCAGGGCACCCCCGAACTCTTCACCCCGGATTTCTACCTTCCCAGCCTCGACCTCTACGTCGAGCTGACGACGATGAAGCAATCCCTGGTCACCCAGAAAAACCGCAAGCTCAAGGCTCTGAAAACGCTTTACCCGGAAACCAAAATCACGCTGTTATACAAGAACGATTACGAAAAACTCCTGGCCAAATACGGCACCGGGCCGTTGGCGGAGTCGCGCGCTCACGGGGTCAGCCGGATCCTGTACTCGGCGGCGGAAATCGACCAGCGGGTCAAGGATATCGCCGCAAGAATATCCGCGGATTACGCCGGCAGGCGCCCGGTGCTGCTGGGGGTGCAGCGGGGCTTTCTGTGCTTCATGGCCGACCTCATCCGCCAGATAACCGTGCCGATGGACCTGGACTTCATCGCCATCTCCTACTACTCCGGCGCCAAGGAACCGGCGGTAAAGATCACCAAGGAGGCCGATCTGCCGCTGGCGGGGCGTCACATTCTGCTTGTCGAGGACATCGTCGACACCGGCATCACCCTGAATTACATCCTGAATTATCTCCAGGAAAAACAGCCGGCCAGCCTGTCGGTCTGCACCCTCCTCGACCGCGAGGCGCGGAGATTGGTGAACATCAAGCTGGATTACACCGGGTTCAACGTCCCGGATGAGTTCGTGGTCGGCTACGGCCTGGATTACCACGAGGAATACCGTAACCTGCCGTTCATCGTCGTGCCGCAGATAAAGGGACCGGAAAAGGAGAAATCCGAAGCACTAAATACGAAGCACGAAACCAAAATTAAGGAAGAATAATCAAAAAGAAGCAACCAAGGGGATGGGAGCGGTATTTCGGATTTCGAAATTCGTATTTCGAATTTGGTAAAAAATAGGGATCCCAGGTAGCCTCTGCCCCCGGGTCAGACCCTTCAGAACTCCCTGGCAGGACCGGCAAAGTTTTCAATAACGCTCCCAGGACGAACCTTGGGTTGATTAAGTTTCCCTTTCAGGTACCCCGCCAGTTCAATGCTCTGAAGACCTTCCCATTGCATTGGTTACCTGGGACACTTACATGATGGCATGAGACCGAGGCTTAAGTCAAAACCGGATCGGGGAGTATACAGCTATTCGTCGTATTGCGCCGATCGCCGTTTTCTCCTCAATCCTCGCGATTAGGCGGTTGACCATGATTTTTCGCACCAGGCCAACGGGCCGACAATAAAAATCCAAAGCGCTGACCGGGCACAACCTCCGCGACAGGTAAGGTGAGGCCGTTATTGGAAATTTGTAGTATTGGTATTATTTGGCCATTGGTATGATTGAACGGAGGGAGGCGTGGCGGAGTGGAGAAAAAGGGATCCCAGGTAGCCTTTGCCCCCGGGATAAATCCTTCAGACTCTCTGAACAGGGTCTGCGAAGGTTTTCTTAAACTCTTCCAGGACGAACCTTGGGGTTGTTAAGTTTTCCTTCCAGTAGCCCGATCAGGTCATTGCCTGACGGTGATTCCCACTGCATTGGTTACCTGGGACAGCTACTATGATTTCACACCCGTATAACCGGCGTCAAAGTCATTGAGGGCAAATCAGAGCCAAAGGGATCGTTATTTCGGCAATAAGCGATAGGTTCTACTTGTTTGTTTCACAGTTTAAAAATATTTAAATCGAACGGAAATGCTAATCCAGGCAATGCCGAAGCCAAACCTCAACGTCTGGAAAGGACCAGGAACGCCAGACCAAGGACAAGGATGGCGACGGCCCAGATGAACATCTTAGCGAGGCCGATGAGAACGATGTAGCCCACCAGAATAAGTCCCAGGCCGCCCACCACCAGCAGGATGCCGATGGTCCCGATCTTCTGCAAAAACGAAGACACGGGGCCTCCATCACCCGCCCCCGAATCCGGGCCGCCCTGCCGCATCCAGCGCCAGACAACCAGGACAGACAAAAGGACAATGACGGTCAGGACGATTTCGAGCAATCCCAGACGCATGAAATCAGCTTAAACTCTGGCGGCCTCCGGTGTCAATGGAACCAGCCGGATACCAGAAACATTACGATGGTCATCAGGATCAAAAGACCACCGGCGCCAGCCGCCAGGAAAACAGTCAGGGCGCGTTCCCTGGAACGGGCGATACTTAGAACGCCGGTAATGAATGATGCGATACCGGCGATCATAGCCGAGACGGAAGCGATTACGGGTAAGGCCGATGTCGAGGCGATTTCACTCCCGTCCTGTTCGATGGCGACCAGCGCCCGGCCGATGGCGACGAGCGCGAAGAAGGCGACGATCAGCCACACCGACCATTTCCCGAGCGCGGTTTTCGGCAGGAAAGACATCAGCTAATGCTAGTCTGTCTTACCAACCGGAGTCAATCGGCTGGTTATATGTAGAGGTCCCGCCGGTTGTAGGCGATGCGAGCCCCCGTTACCGCCACGGCGACAATGACCAAAGACAGGCCGATGAAGACCGGGTCGAAGCGCGACTGGTGCAACAGTTCCGCCGGGTCGAAATACATAAACGGCGTCAGGTATTTCAAGAAGTCAAGGCTGCTGTTGAGGGTGACCACGACGGACAGGAAATAGGTGCCCAGCAGCACGAACAAAGCGGTGGAACTGGCCATCTTGTAACGCTTGAGGGCGGTACCTATAAAAACGCCGATCGAAAGAAACACAAGTTGTAACAGGAATAGCGCCGCCATGCTCAGCGCCAGGAATTTGTAAAAGGCGCTGTCCGGCTGGTAGTTGGTGGTGGCAGCCACCGAGATCCCCCAGGTAATAAGCAATAGCAGGACGCAGTTGACCAGCGCAGCCAGGGTTTTCGAAATAACGACGCGGCTGCGGGTAACCGGCAGGGTAAGCGAGAATTCGACCGTTTTATCCCGCTGTTCCTTGGCGATGATGTCGGCGCCCCACATGGCGGCGGCGATCGAAAGAAGCAAGGCGAAATACAGGAACATGATGCCGTAAAAACCGGAGACAGTCGTCAGGTTGAACGCCTGCAGGTTCAAGATGGTAAGCACCTGCTGCGGCAGGCTGTTCAGGGTGTCCAGAAGGTCCGGGTTGTTATAGTAAGCCGAAAACTTGGAAACACCGACGATGACGAACAGGATGACGACCCCTCCCCAGATCAAAAGAGACCGGAAATTGGCTTTAAGTTCCCGTAAAAATATATTCATCTCGGCTCCTAGGCCACCGCCGGAATGTCGCGGCGGGTATACAACATGTAACCGGCGGCGATCGAAACGACGATCACCAAAACACTGACCACTACCAATGGGGCATCGTACGAATTGTGGCCGATGATATACACCGGGTCGAAATGCTTGAACGGGCTGATCTTTTCAAGGATGCTGCTGCCCAACAAGTTACCGAAAGCAGCCAGCACGTACATGCCGAAACTGAGCGCCAGGGCGTAGGTGATAACACTCCGGACTCTCTTCACCAGAAGGGAGACACCTAAACCCACCCCGAGGAAAAAGAGCTGGAAGACAACGATGCTTGCCAGCAGCAGAAAGAGAGTTCCGGTATCAAAAGACTGACTGCCCTTGAACAGATTAAGGAAGGTCAAGCTGGCGACCCAGGTCGCGGCATTGGTGATCGTCAGGCCGGCGAACGCCGCCAAAAGCTTGCTGGAGAGTATCCGGTCTCTCTTGACCGGCTTGGTCAAAAGAAAATCAGCGGTCCATTCGGCTTCTTCCACCGATACCAGTCCGAAGCCGTAACTTGCCGCCTGGATAGCCAGGAGTAACTGGGCGAACAGGAACATGAAGCTGTAAAAGCCCAGGATGGTCGACAGGTCCACGCCATTTAGGCCGAAGGCGATGAGCAATTCCTTGGGGAAATTGTTCAGGAAATCATTGACCGATCCTATCTGGCTGGATATTGTGGAGAACATCGCCGAAAAGGCGAAGACGACGGCGGCGACGGCTACCGACCAGCCGAGAGCCGATTTCAGTTTCATCCGGAATTCATGTAAAAAAACATTCGCAACCATATTTCACCTACTCGTAGTAGTGCATGAAGATCTCTTCGAGGGACGGCTCCTCGATGGTGACATCGGCCACCGTGTTCTCGGCGATCCGGCGCATCACCACGTTGATATCACCGTTATACAGGAATCGTACCAGGCCGTCCGAGTGTTCCAGATTGGTGACACCCGGCAGATCGAAGCAGGAAGCTTCGATCTCGCCGGCCACCTGAACTTTCTTGTAGTTATCCTTCTGGAGGGTGCGGATGTCATCGATCTTGATGATGCGCCCCTCCTTGATAATGGCGACCCGGTTGCATAATCGCTGCACTTCTCCCAGGATATGGGACGAGAAGAACACCGTCACGCCGCGCCTGTTCTCATCCCTGATGAGATCGAAGAATTTGCGCTGCATCAGAGGGTCAAGGCCCGAGGTCGGCTCATCGAGGAATAGCAGCTTCGGCCGGTGAAGCAAGCCCTGGACGATGCCGACCTTCTTTCTATTGCCGTATGAGAGATCCTCAATCTTCCGCTCCAATTCAAGTCCCATAAGTTCGGAAAGCTCATGCATCCTTGCTTTGTGGTCGCCGGGATAAAAGCTCGCCGAATAGTTCAAAAGGTCCTTGACCTTCATCCGGTCGTAATAAAAAACCTCCGAAGGCAGGTAACCGATGTCTTTTCTGATCTCAGGACCGAACGCGATGCAGTCCTTACCAAAGATAGAGGCGCTGCCGCTGGTGGGATAAATGAGACCGAGCAGCAGGCGGATGGTGGTGGACTTGCCGGCGCCGTTGGGACCGATGAAGCCGAAAATCTCGCCTTCCTCAACCTTGAACGATACGTCGTTGATGCCGCGGGACTTGCCGTAATACTTGGTCAGGTGGTTGACTTCGATGACACTCATCAAATGCTCCTTATCGACTCCCTGAAGGTGTATTGGAGACCTCTCCGAAAAGGTCGATGTCCTTTTTAACGAATCCGTAGAACGCCAGCCGGGTCATCTGCTTGAGCTTATCCATGTTCTGCATCCAGTTCTGGATCAGCTCTTTTTTGGCGGCGAACCCTGCCCTCAACACATCCAGATACTCAAGAAAAACTTCCGCGTCGAGGGATTCATTGATGTATCCCTGGGCCTTCCCCTCAGCCAGGAAGTCCCGCCACATCGGCCAGGCTACGTTCCGGAACAGTTCTTCAATAAACGGAGCGATGTCCCGGTCCTGGCTGAGCATCTTGGCGATGACCTCATCGGAGGCCGCCGAGGCGATGGTGATTTTGCCCGCCACGATGCTGGCGAGTTTTTGGTCGAAGGGCAGGTCGGATTTTATGAAACCCTCGGCCATACGCCCGATTTCGGCGATGACCGATTTTGCGGCGGCCAGCACCAGCGCTTCACGGCTGCCAAACTGGTTATATATCGTTGTCGGGGAAACTTTGGCGGCGGCGGCGATATCCTCCACCGAAACCTTGCGGACGTCGTGGGTCCTGCGGAACAGGTCTACCGTGGTCTCGATGATGACCTGCCGCTTGCCGCCCCTTCCTCGCCCACTTTGTAGTTTTTGAGTCATATACTACAATTATACAATATCCTGTCAATATTATTTGAAGGTATTGACAAGCAGGGTTTGCCAGAATATACTCGGTATTAGTACCGGTTTTAGTACCCAATGAAATCGGGCAGGAGGAGAGTTATGGACAAATCCATCAGGGAACTATTCGACCTTTCCGGTAAAGTCGCCATTGTCACCGGAGGAGCCCAGGGGATCGGCAAGGGAATCGCTTTGAGGCTGGCCGAAGCCGGAGCCAGCGTCGCCGTCTCTGATATCAATCTAGAATCAGCCCAGGCAACCGTCGGCGAGATGAAAAAAATGGGCTATAAAGCCGTGGCGGTGCAATCCGACATCAGCAAGGTAGCCGAGGCGGAAAGGACCGTACAGGAGACCGTCAAACATTTCGGAGACCTGCACATCCTGGTGAACAACGCCGGAGTTTACCCGTTTGCCTCAACCGAAACGATGACCGAAGCCACATGGGACAAGACCCTTAACATCAATTTGAAGGGTTTGATGTTTTTCTCTCAGGCCGCTGTCAGGGCTATGGCTGCCAAAGGTCACGGCGGCAAGATCGTCAACATCGCTTCGGTGGACGGCTTGCACCCCACCGGCAACCTGCTTTCGTATGATGCCTCCAAAGGCGGCGTTATCATGCTTACCAAAGCCCTGGCCAAGGACCTGGCGCCGAAGGGGATCAACGTTAACGCCATCGCTCCCGGCGCCATCGTCACCCCAGGTGCTTCCGGCGGCCTTGCCGGAATGAGCCAGGAGCAGATCGACGCGGTCACCAAGGCGTTCCTGGCGACCATACCCATGGGCCGGCAGGGCACTCCGGACGATATAGGGCGGGTGGCACTATTCCTGGCTTCTGACGCCGCGGATTATATTACCGGCAGCGTCGTGGTAGCCGATGGTGGCTATCTGGTCGGATAGGCACTATACCCTAAGCCGGGGGAATACAGTCCGGGCAACGTTAAACCGGCAGCCCGGACTGTCCAAAAATAACCGGCTATGGTAGCAAGTATCCGGTTTAGAGCTAGGTGCCGGCGTATTGGGCTACTATTGTCCGCAGGTCCCGGATATCCACCGGCTTGGTTAGATAATCCACCGCGCCCATGTTCAACGCCAAGTGCTTGTTCATTTCATAACCCACGGCGGTCACCATGACCACCGGTATCCGCTTGGTAGCCTCGTTTTTCTTAAGCTCGGACAGCGTCATGTAGCCATCGATTTTTGGCATCATTACGTCTAAAAGGATCAAGTTCGGTTTTTTGGCTACCGCCGACTCAATTCCCGATTTGCCGTTGGATGCCGTCACTACCTGGTAACCGGCCGCGGTCAGGACATCCCTGATCAAAGTGGTCGCCATCGGATCGTCGTCGACTGCCAGAATGGTTTTCAATTTTCCGCTCCTTTTTGTTGCACCGGTATTTCAAAGGTAAATGTTGCCCCTTTGTTACTGCCTTCACTTTGCACCCAGATACTGCCGCCGTGCATTTCCACAAGCCGTTTACTGATGGCGAGCCCAAGCCCGGTGCCCGGGGTTTTGGACAAAAGGCCGCCCTGCACCTGATAGAAATCGGTAAACATTTTGCCTTGAGACTCCGACGGTATCCCTATGCCGGTGTCTGACACACTCACCCGAAGATGACCGTCAATACGATTGGCCTCAATTGTTATCCTCCCGTCATCAGGGGTGAACTTGATAGCGTTCGAAAGCAGGTTAAATAAGACCTGTTTTATCTTTCGCGCGTCTGCCTGGAGTTCATCGGCGGCGGCGCCGGGGTTGAGACTGGTCTTCAACTTGACATGTTTCTTAGCCGCTTTTTCCTTTATCATCAGGAGGCTCTCCTGGATGAGCGGTCCGATACTGATATCCGAAAGCTCCAAATGGCTTTTGCCGGCTTCGATTTTTGAAAGATCCAGGATATCGTTAATCAGGCAGAGCAGGTGCTGGCCGCTGCCCAAAATGTTGGTCACGTACTCAGCTTGCTTTTCATTCAACGACCCGAAGATCTGCTCCTCCAGAACCTGCGAGAATCCTATGACGGCGTTGAGCGGCGTCCGGAGTTCATGAGACATGCTGGCGAGGAAATCACTCTTGGCCTGATTCGCGGCATTGGCTTCGATCGCGGTTTCCTCGAGTTGCCGTGTGCGCTCCTCGACCCTGGCTTCTAACTGGGCATTCATCCTGAACAAAGCCCTATTCAGCTTCGTCAGCTCCAGAGCAGCGTCATGGCGTTCGATGGCGCTGCCTATGATTTCCGCGGATACGCGCAAGACCGAAAGGTCTTTTTCAGTCCAGCTGCTGCTATTGGAAATATTATCGATACCCATGAACCCGAGCAGTTTTCCCTTACCTCTGAGCGGCATGGCGACAGTCGAGGATATAGATTGGTTGTCCATGAGCGATTTTTCGGCGGCGGCTTCCGGGGGAAGCTGGGAGACGTCACGCACAAGTATGGTTTCGCCTGAATTCAGTTTTTCAATCCACCAGGAGAACTTCGAAATCGGGAGGTTCTGCAGATTATGTTTCAGGGAATCGACATCCCTGGCGCACCATTCGTTCGTATTGGACATCGACCTTCCGTCTTCCGAAGCCCGATAAAGGTAGGCGCGGCTGGCGCCGCTCAAGTACCCGATATCGGAGAGCGATTCGTCGATGGCGGTGTTAAGGTCGGCGGTGGTCGCGAAGCGGGAAGAGATACCGGCGATTGTCTGCTCCAGGTACAAGCGGTATTGCACAATTTCGGCGGCTTTTTTCCGCTCTACCAATTCCGTTTCCAGGACGATTTTTTCGCGCCGGGCTATTTCGGCCTTGTAGCTCTCGGTATTGTCGTGAAGAATGACCAGATAACCGCTCACTCTCTTGTGGGTCTTGATCCCGGTGATGAGTACGTCTTGAATGCGCTGCTCGCCAGCCCGGGTGGTCACAGCGCTGGTCCGCTGCCCGCCTGCCGGCAACTTTTCAAAATTGATGTACATCAATTGCGGCAAGATTGAGGCCAGTGGCTTGCCTATGATGTCGGCGTGGTCGGGCACCAGCATTGCCCGGGCGGCGGAATTCAGGTCGATCACCAGCCTCGCGGTATCGAGGACAATGACGCCGTCGAGAATGCTGTTAAAAATAGCGTCCCGGGCCACCGGAGCAACTTCCACCAGGTGAAACCTCGAAAGTCCGAAGTAAAACACCACCCCGGTGATGGCGAACGCCAGGGGGGTCGGATCCACGGAGGAAAACATTGAAGGAGCCATCAGAAAAAGAGCGTTGCCAAGCCAGGGTACGAACGTGCCCAGGAACATCACCATGATCTGGTTGCGGTAGATCCCGGTAGAATGCCGCATCAGATTGAAAAGGTTCCAGGTTCCCGTCGCCAGCAGAACATAAGAATACGAGGCAAACACCCAGAACCAGGCGCCGTGGGTTACCTCATCGACCGGGT
It contains:
- the ftsZ gene encoding cell division protein FtsZ, with product MAKTSYLPNPARIKVFGCGGGGCNAVTRMVREEIQGVEFIALNTDAQALAITEAPVRVQLGERVTRGLGAGGDHTMGQKAAEESRDDIRELVSNSEMVFVTAGMGGGTGTGSAPVVAEEAKKSGALTIAVVTKPFSFEGSHRMKTAKEGISKLLGKVDTLIIIPNDRLLELCDAKTGVDTAFKMADNVLQQGVRAISEVITVPGTINLDFADVKAIMKDAGPAWMSIGRGAGKNRAIDAAREALASPLLDVSVSGARGVLFNVVGPADLSLYEVNEAAEVIRKAVDPDANIIFGVGSNTNMGNDVHITLIATGFNVATEEGEADDELTAKLRGIKNEEELDVPSFLRRPLFSQNRAPAPEPSRSNRPPTRSTYR
- the hpt gene encoding hypoxanthine phosphoribosyltransferase encodes the protein MPQTKDHLYCKALRQAITAAGTAAPLKDKLEAITRIVSRTFDTGAAISLLDATGSHLIQTAHWRLPPTYVQKGLIDVGKSLNETVSGAPVFIENVAADSRVQYSSAAVKAGIVSIFGAPISQDGHQIGVLRLYFKKTPVITFQDTSFVKALAQLAGIVLSRQTIEVKGEVPAAPAKQAGMVKFNHASEEEFARILDFYNVPWMYEPRSFPIGRKKQGTPELFTPDFYLPSLDLYVELTTMKQSLVTQKNRKLKALKTLYPETKITLLYKNDYEKLLAKYGTGPLAESRAHGVSRILYSAAEIDQRVKDIAARISADYAGRRPVLLGVQRGFLCFMADLIRQITVPMDLDFIAISYYSGAKEPAVKITKEADLPLAGRHILLVEDIVDTGITLNYILNYLQEKQPASLSVCTLLDREARRLVNIKLDYTGFNVPDEFVVGYGLDYHEEYRNLPFIVVPQIKGPEKEKSEALNTKHETKIKEE
- a CDS encoding ABC transporter permease subunit codes for the protein MNIFLRELKANFRSLLIWGGVVILFVIVGVSKFSAYYNNPDLLDTLNSLPQQVLTILNLQAFNLTTVSGFYGIMFLYFALLLSIAAAMWGADIIAKEQRDKTVEFSLTLPVTRSRVVISKTLAALVNCVLLLLITWGISVAATTNYQPDSAFYKFLALSMAALFLLQLVFLSIGVFIGTALKRYKMASSTALFVLLGTYFLSVVVTLNSSLDFLKYLTPFMYFDPAELLHQSRFDPVFIGLSLVIVAVAVTGARIAYNRRDLYI
- a CDS encoding ABC transporter permease — protein: MVANVFLHEFRMKLKSALGWSVAVAAVVFAFSAMFSTISSQIGSVNDFLNNFPKELLIAFGLNGVDLSTILGFYSFMFLFAQLLLAIQAASYGFGLVSVEEAEWTADFLLTKPVKRDRILSSKLLAAFAGLTITNAATWVASLTFLNLFKGSQSFDTGTLFLLLASIVVFQLFFLGVGLGVSLLVKRVRSVITYALALSFGMYVLAAFGNLLGSSILEKISPFKHFDPVYIIGHNSYDAPLVVVSVLVIVVSIAAGYMLYTRRDIPAVA
- a CDS encoding ABC transporter ATP-binding protein translates to MSVIEVNHLTKYYGKSRGINDVSFKVEEGEIFGFIGPNGAGKSTTIRLLLGLIYPTSGSASIFGKDCIAFGPEIRKDIGYLPSEVFYYDRMKVKDLLNYSASFYPGDHKARMHELSELMGLELERKIEDLSYGNRKKVGIVQGLLHRPKLLFLDEPTSGLDPLMQRKFFDLIRDENRRGVTVFFSSHILGEVQRLCNRVAIIKEGRIIKIDDIRTLQKDNYKKVQVAGEIEASCFDLPGVTNLEHSDGLVRFLYNGDINVVMRRIAENTVADVTIEEPSLEEIFMHYYE
- a CDS encoding TetR/AcrR family transcriptional regulator; protein product: MTQKLQSGRGRGGKRQVIIETTVDLFRRTHDVRKVSVEDIAAAAKVSPTTIYNQFGSREALVLAAAKSVIAEIGRMAEGFIKSDLPFDQKLASIVAGKITIASAASDEVIAKMLSQDRDIAPFIEELFRNVAWPMWRDFLAEGKAQGYINESLDAEVFLEYLDVLRAGFAAKKELIQNWMQNMDKLKQMTRLAFYGFVKKDIDLFGEVSNTPSGSR
- a CDS encoding SDR family NAD(P)-dependent oxidoreductase, with product MDKSIRELFDLSGKVAIVTGGAQGIGKGIALRLAEAGASVAVSDINLESAQATVGEMKKMGYKAVAVQSDISKVAEAERTVQETVKHFGDLHILVNNAGVYPFASTETMTEATWDKTLNINLKGLMFFSQAAVRAMAAKGHGGKIVNIASVDGLHPTGNLLSYDASKGGVIMLTKALAKDLAPKGINVNAIAPGAIVTPGASGGLAGMSQEQIDAVTKAFLATIPMGRQGTPDDIGRVALFLASDAADYITGSVVVADGGYLVG
- a CDS encoding response regulator, whose translation is MKTILAVDDDPMATTLIRDVLTAAGYQVVTASNGKSGIESAVAKKPNLILLDVMMPKIDGYMTLSELKKNEATKRIPVVMVTAVGYEMNKHLALNMGAVDYLTKPVDIRDLRTIVAQYAGT
- a CDS encoding histidine kinase N-terminal 7TM domain-containing protein, producing MNLFFDIHVILPLAALATGVILSIQVWKSRRKPLVTNFLILMASLIAWSFAAIMEQATPDLAGKTFWIYFSYFGIVPLPIAWLCFCLRYASKEKWITPRNIVAISVLPVVTLILVWTNSAHHLMWKDIWLNTSGNHPVDEVTHGAWFWVFASYSYVLLATGTWNLFNLMRHSTGIYRNQIMVMFLGTFVPWLGNALFLMAPSMFSSVDPTPLAFAITGVVFYFGLSRFHLVEVAPVARDAIFNSILDGVIVLDTARLVIDLNSAARAMLVPDHADIIGKPLASILPQLMYINFEKLPAGGQRTSAVTTRAGEQRIQDVLITGIKTHKRVSGYLVILHDNTESYKAEIARREKIVLETELVERKKAAEIVQYRLYLEQTIAGISSRFATTADLNTAIDESLSDIGYLSGASRAYLYRASEDGRSMSNTNEWCARDVDSLKHNLQNLPISKFSWWIEKLNSGETILVRDVSQLPPEAAAEKSLMDNQSISSTVAMPLRGKGKLLGFMGIDNISNSSSWTEKDLSVLRVSAEIIGSAIERHDAALELTKLNRALFRMNAQLEARVEERTRQLEETAIEANAANQAKSDFLASMSHELRTPLNAVIGFSQVLEEQIFGSLNEKQAEYVTNILGSGQHLLCLINDILDLSKIEAGKSHLELSDISIGPLIQESLLMIKEKAAKKHVKLKTSLNPGAAADELQADARKIKQVLFNLLSNAIKFTPDDGRITIEANRIDGHLRVSVSDTGIGIPSESQGKMFTDFYQVQGGLLSKTPGTGLGLAISKRLVEMHGGSIWVQSEGSNKGATFTFEIPVQQKGAEN